Proteins from a genomic interval of Hyalangium ruber:
- a CDS encoding DUF1285 domain-containing protein, translating to MQPPSGPPPFGKRWHTREDSGIRLDAALRWWHDDEPIEHPKIIELFNASLVLDDDGRYQLRIGQDWCFVQVEDAAYEVRTVDVTPDERVSVRLSDRTAEALEPASLSLGPDGVFSCRVKRGRAKARFSRDAQYQLGELLEEGEGGQLFLRAGQSRTALPVSLESSPA from the coding sequence ATGCAACCCCCATCCGGTCCACCTCCCTTCGGTAAGCGCTGGCACACGCGCGAGGACAGCGGCATCCGCCTGGATGCGGCCCTGCGCTGGTGGCACGACGACGAGCCCATCGAGCACCCGAAGATCATCGAGCTCTTCAATGCTTCATTGGTGCTCGATGACGACGGGCGCTACCAGCTGCGCATCGGCCAGGACTGGTGCTTCGTCCAGGTAGAGGACGCCGCCTACGAAGTCCGCACGGTGGATGTCACCCCGGACGAGCGCGTGTCCGTGCGCCTGAGCGACCGCACCGCCGAGGCGCTCGAACCCGCCTCCCTCTCGCTGGGCCCCGACGGCGTCTTCTCCTGCCGAGTGAAGCGCGGCCGGGCCAAGGCGCGCTTCTCCCGGGATGCTCAGTACCAACTCGGAGAGCTGCTGGAGGAAGGGGAGGGAGGCCAGCTCTTCCTCCGCGCTGGGCAGAGCCGTACGGCGCTGCCTGTGTCGCTCGAGTCCTCTCCCGCCTAG
- a CDS encoding CinA family nicotinamide mononucleotide deamidase-related protein, translated as MRVELLCTGDELVTGLITDTNSPWFEARLFELGVKVERIQLVGDVRPDITHALLEAASRADVVLVSGGLGPTMDDFTLECAAAAEGVPLVEHPEVVAWLRERYAKRNIPLTPGVYRMARVPQGSEVVRNPVGSAPLVIQRLGRSQLFFVPGVPREYRALAEGEVLPRIRAALQKDPERVYRAFRLLRTVGIPESQLDATVAPLVSQHPRVVFGFRTHAPENHLKLMATAPTQAEADAALAAAEAASRQLLGAAVFGADEEEYAPVLARLLTQAGATLATAESCTGGLIAQELTAISGASAFFIGGAVSYSEKMKMAWAGVPSEVLARHTAVSRETAIAMAEGVSAACETTYGLSVTGYAGPTGGTPEDPVGTVYCALAARGSPTRCERFSITGDRDRVRLFAATSALELLRHHLLTGTSAP; from the coding sequence ATGCGCGTCGAGCTGCTGTGTACCGGTGACGAGCTCGTCACCGGACTGATCACGGACACCAACAGCCCCTGGTTCGAGGCCCGGCTCTTCGAGCTGGGCGTGAAGGTGGAGCGCATCCAGCTGGTGGGAGACGTCCGCCCGGACATCACCCACGCCTTGCTGGAGGCCGCCTCCCGAGCGGACGTGGTGTTGGTCTCCGGGGGCCTGGGCCCCACGATGGACGACTTCACGCTCGAGTGCGCCGCCGCCGCCGAGGGTGTGCCTCTGGTGGAGCACCCCGAAGTCGTGGCGTGGCTGCGCGAGCGCTACGCGAAGCGCAACATCCCCCTCACGCCGGGCGTCTACCGCATGGCGCGGGTGCCCCAGGGCTCGGAGGTGGTGCGCAACCCCGTGGGCTCCGCGCCCCTGGTCATCCAGCGGTTGGGGCGCAGCCAGCTCTTCTTCGTGCCCGGAGTTCCGCGCGAGTACCGGGCACTGGCGGAGGGCGAGGTCCTCCCGCGCATTCGCGCCGCCCTCCAGAAAGACCCCGAGCGCGTGTACCGGGCGTTCCGGCTGCTGCGCACGGTGGGCATCCCCGAATCCCAGCTCGATGCCACGGTGGCCCCGCTGGTGTCTCAGCACCCTCGGGTGGTGTTCGGCTTCCGGACCCATGCTCCGGAGAACCACCTGAAGCTGATGGCGACCGCTCCGACGCAGGCCGAGGCCGACGCGGCCCTGGCCGCGGCGGAGGCGGCGTCTCGCCAGCTGCTTGGCGCGGCCGTGTTTGGAGCCGACGAGGAGGAGTACGCCCCGGTGCTGGCACGGCTGTTGACGCAGGCGGGGGCGACGCTGGCCACTGCGGAGAGCTGCACGGGAGGCCTCATCGCCCAGGAGCTCACCGCCATCTCGGGGGCGAGCGCGTTCTTCATCGGTGGCGCGGTGTCCTACTCCGAGAAGATGAAGATGGCCTGGGCGGGGGTGCCGTCCGAGGTGCTTGCCCGCCACACCGCCGTGTCCCGCGAGACGGCCATCGCCATGGCCGAGGGCGTGAGCGCCGCCTGTGAGACGACCTATGGCCTGTCGGTGACGGGCTACGCGGGGCCCACGGGAGGCACGCCCGAGGACCCGGTGGGCACCGTCTACTGTGCGCTCGCCGCGAGAGGGAGCCCCACCCGCTGCGAGCGCTTCTCCATCACGGGAGACCGGGACCGCGTGCGCCTCTTCGCCGCGACCTCCGCGCTCGAGCTGTTGCGCCACCACCTCCTGACGGGGACCTCCGCTCCATGA
- the recA gene encoding recombinase RecA — MNKVTEKLKAVAAAVAAIEKQFGRGAVMALGGEGQEQKVAVIPSGSVTLDRAIGVGGYPRGRVVEIFGNESSGKTTLTLHAIAQVQANGGVAAFIDAEHALDVNYARKLGVRVEELLISQPDTGEQALEITEQLVRSGAVDLIVVDSVAALVPRAEIEGEMGDAHMGVQARLMSQALRKLTGAVSRSGTCIIFINQIRMKIGVMFGNPETTTGGNALKFYSSVRLEIRRTGNLKDGENVIGTRAKVKVVKNKLAPPFQEAEFDVLYGTGIHRAGEVLDLGVQMGLIEKSGSHFSLRGERIGQGRERASEWLREHPEALEALATELAGTAPVATPLTEPAEAVA; from the coding sequence ATGAACAAGGTGACGGAGAAGTTGAAGGCGGTGGCGGCGGCGGTGGCGGCGATCGAGAAGCAGTTCGGCAGAGGGGCGGTGATGGCGTTGGGTGGCGAGGGACAGGAGCAGAAGGTGGCGGTCATCCCCTCTGGCTCGGTGACGCTGGATCGTGCCATCGGAGTGGGCGGCTACCCGCGAGGGCGCGTGGTGGAGATCTTCGGCAACGAGTCCTCGGGCAAGACGACGCTCACCCTGCACGCCATCGCGCAGGTGCAGGCCAATGGCGGCGTGGCGGCTTTCATCGACGCGGAGCATGCGCTGGACGTCAACTACGCGCGCAAGCTGGGCGTGCGCGTGGAGGAGCTGCTCATCTCCCAGCCGGACACCGGCGAGCAGGCGCTGGAGATCACCGAGCAGCTGGTCCGCTCGGGGGCGGTGGATCTGATCGTCGTGGACTCGGTGGCCGCGCTGGTGCCGCGTGCGGAGATCGAGGGCGAGATGGGCGATGCGCACATGGGCGTGCAGGCGCGACTGATGAGCCAGGCGCTGCGCAAGCTCACCGGCGCGGTGAGCCGCTCGGGCACGTGCATCATCTTCATCAACCAGATCCGCATGAAGATCGGCGTGATGTTCGGCAACCCGGAGACGACCACCGGCGGCAACGCGCTGAAGTTCTACTCGTCGGTGCGGCTGGAGATCCGCCGCACGGGCAACCTCAAGGATGGCGAGAACGTCATCGGCACGCGGGCGAAGGTGAAGGTGGTGAAGAACAAGCTGGCCCCGCCCTTCCAGGAGGCGGAGTTCGACGTGCTCTACGGCACGGGCATCCACCGCGCGGGCGAGGTGCTGGACCTGGGCGTGCAGATGGGCCTCATCGAGAAGTCCGGCAGCCACTTCAGCCTGCGGGGGGAGCGAATCGGCCAGGGGCGTGAGCGGGCGTCCGAGTGGCTGCGCGAGCACCCGGAGGCGCTGGAGGCGCTGGCCACCGAGCTGGCCGGCACCGCTCCCGTCGCGACGCCGCTGACGGAGCCGGCGGAGGCCGTGGCCTAG